ATAATGGCGAAAGCGGCAAAGGCTGTAGGTGCTCGCCTGATCCATATCTCCACCGACTATGTATTCGACGGCAATTCAAAAGAACCTTACCGTGAAACCGATACCCCCTGCCCACAGAGTGTTTACGGCTCATCAAAGCTTGCAGGTGAAAAAGAGGTTTTGAAATACGAGAAGAGTTATGTGCTCCGCACAGCATGGCTTTACGGTCCCCACGGCAACAATTTTGTTAAGACTATGCTGCGCTTAGCCGCCGAAAAAGGCGAAGTCGGCGTAGTCACCGACCAGGTAGGCAACCCTACATCTACCTTTGAACTTATCCGCATAATCGACGTGGTACTTAAAAAGGGCGAATTCGGCATATATCATGCGACCTGCAATGGAGTCTGCTCATGGAACGAGTTTGCCCGGGAGATATTCCGCTTGGCTGGCGTCAATGTCAAGGTAAATGATCTGACTACCGACCAGTTCCCGCGTCCGGCAAAACGCCCGGCATATTCCAATCTATCGAAGGAAAAGCTTTGGAAAGTATGCGGATACCGCCCAATGGATTGGCATGACGCGCTCAAGGAATATTTTGATTACGTAAAAGCGGAAAACAAATAACTTTGCTGGAGGCATTAAGATGAAGGTCACAAAGACAGAGATTGAAGGTTTGCTCATTATTGAGCCGGAGGTTTTCGGCGATCACCGCGGCTGGTTCATGGAAACATGGACAAAGAAAAAGCTGCTCGAATGCGGCATAGATATAGATTTTGTGCAGGACAACCATTCTTACAGCGCTCAGAAGGGTACCCTCCGGGGTCTGCATTTCCAAATTGACCCGAAGAGCCAGACGAAGCTTTTGCGCTGCACCCGCGGCGAGATCCTCGACGTTGCGGTCGACTTGAGGAAGGGCTCGCCGACATATAAGAAGTGGGTTTCCGTAAAGCTCAGCGCCGAAAACAAAAAGCAGTTCCTGATTCCAAAGGGATTTGCCCATGGTTTTGTCACACTGACCGATGATGTTGAGGTCCAGTACAAGGTCGACGAGTATTACGCGCCGGAATGTGACCGCAGTATCCGTTTTGACGATCCCGAAATCGGTGTAGATTGGGGTATCAAAGACCCGATCCTTTCACAGAAGGATCTTAATGCGCCGTATCTCAAAGATAGTGATGTAAATTTCACATATAACGGCTGATACTAAGCAAAAATTAATTTTGCGCCACATAAGCGCCAGAATAGAGGTTATTCATATGAACATTATAGTAACAGGCGGAGCCGGATTTATCGGTTCTAATTTCGTTTATTATATGCTGAAAAATCATCCTGACTACAGGATTATCTGCCTTGATGCACTGACTTACGCAGGCAATCTTCATACGCTTGAAGAAGCTATGAAAAACCCGAACTTCAGGTTTGTCAAGGGCGACATCGCTGACAGGGAATGTGTATATAAGCTGTTTGAGGAGGAAAAGCCGGATATCGTAGTCAACTTTGCGGCGGAGTCGCATGTTGACCGCTCGATTGAAAATCCGGAGATTTTCCTCAAAACAAACATAATTGGCACACAGGTTATGATGGACGCCTGCCGCAAATACGGCATAAAGCGTTATCATCAAGTCTCAACCGACGAGGTTTATGGCGACCTGCCGCT
This DNA window, taken from [Clostridium] cellulosi, encodes the following:
- a CDS encoding dTDP-4-dehydrorhamnose reductase (High confidence in function and specificity) — its product is MKILVTACNGQLGTDVTDYFKKDNEVIAYKDIELDITDEKKVMEEVLRVKPDVIINTAAITNVDGCETNVELAYKVNRDGAGIMAKAAKAVGARLIHISTDYVFDGNSKEPYRETDTPCPQSVYGSSKLAGEKEVLKYEKSYVLRTAWLYGPHGNNFVKTMLRLAAEKGEVGVVTDQVGNPTSTFELIRIIDVVLKKGEFGIYHATCNGVCSWNEFAREIFRLAGVNVKVNDLTTDQFPRPAKRPAYSNLSKEKLWKVCGYRPMDWHDALKEYFDYVKAENK
- a CDS encoding dTDP-4-dehydrorhamnose 3,5-epimerase (High confidence in function and specificity), with protein sequence MKVTKTEIEGLLIIEPEVFGDHRGWFMETWTKKKLLECGIDIDFVQDNHSYSAQKGTLRGLHFQIDPKSQTKLLRCTRGEILDVAVDLRKGSPTYKKWVSVKLSAENKKQFLIPKGFAHGFVTLTDDVEVQYKVDEYYAPECDRSIRFDDPEIGVDWGIKDPILSQKDLNAPYLKDSDVNFTYNG